A window of the Tiliqua scincoides isolate rTilSci1 chromosome 5, rTilSci1.hap2, whole genome shotgun sequence genome harbors these coding sequences:
- the LOC136653013 gene encoding olfactory receptor 14A16-like, with the protein MSIFLFPSGNVQLVITNNTDNTTSVTDFLLLEFSDVRELQYLQFFVFLVLYLATVTGNLLIIIAIVLDHHLHAPMYFFLMNLAMVDLGTISVTIPKSMVNSLLNSRLISYPGCVAQVFFLLFLIASDLALLTVMAHDRYVAICNPLQYEVIMNQAACMQMVAIAWASGLLYGVIHTSSTFANSFCSNVVDQFFCEIPQLLKLTCSDLYLVEVGVLAVSVIIVLGCFIFIIVTYVHIFTAVLTMPSVQGRQKAFSTCLPHLTVVSMLVFTGVFVYLRPASKSSPVLDLMFAVIYSVVPPLMNPLIYSMRNKEIKVALWKMLNPKHCCKNILAEFIP; encoded by the coding sequence ATgtccatttttttgtttccttcagGCAACGTACAACTTGTAATCACGAACAATACAGACAATACAACTTCTGTGACTGACTTTCTACTGCTGGAGTTTTCTGACGTCCGAGAGCTGCAGTACTTGCAGTTCTTTGTCTTCCTAGTGCTGTACTTGGCAACAGTGACAGGGAATCTTCTCATCATCATTGCAATAGTCCTTGATCACCACCTGCAcgctcccatgtacttcttcctgatgaacttGGCCATGGTGGATCTCGGAACAATTTCTGTCACCATACCCAAATCCATGGTGAATTCCCTCTTGAATTCCAGGCTGATTTCATATCCTGGATGCGTTGCACAGGTCTTCTTCCTCCTGTTTCTTATTGCATCGGATCTGGCCCTCCTCACAGTGATGGCGCATGATCggtatgttgccatttgcaaCCCACTGCAGTATGAGGTGATAATGAACCAAGCGGCCTGTATGCAAATGGTTGCCATTGCATGGGCTAGTGGCCTTCTCTATGGAGTCATCCACACCAGTAGCACTTTTGCAAACTCCTTCTGCTCCAATGTTGTTGATCAGTTCTTTTGTGAAATCCCGCAACTGCTCAAGCTGACCTGCTCTGATTTATATCTAGTCGAAGTTGGGGTTCTGGCAGTCAGTGTTATAATAGTGCTGGGCTGCTTCATTTTCATTATCGTAACTTATGTGCACATTTTCACTGCTGTGCTGACCATGCCTTCTGTGCAGGGAAGGCAAAAGGCCTTCTCgacttgccttccccaccttaCTGTGGTCTCCATGTTGGTATTCACAGGAGTCTTTGTCTACCTCAGACCTGCCTCTAAGTCATCACCAGTCCTGGATTTGATGTTTGCTGTCATATATTCTGTGGTGCCACCCCTGATGAATCCATTGATTTATAGCATGAGAAACAAGGAGATAAAGGTTGCTCTGTGGAAAATGCTGAATCCAAAGCATTGTTGTAAAAACATATTAGCTGAATTTATTCCATAA